From Salinirubellus salinus, the proteins below share one genomic window:
- a CDS encoding DUF1616 domain-containing protein encodes MTRTTNTAVDATLSQRLPVDLVAVVALALLTLALGGGAPSPLRVVLGALFVFVLPGYALVAALFPERSLEDHTEGAVDGLYNIEPGARLVLTVGLSLFVTPLAGILHSFSPAGIQVGTVLPTLAAFTVLAAAVAAYRRLQRPAARRFGLRVGTWLGTLWTWLRTDGRASDDPTAVDGTDRFDIALNVALVAGLVVATVGLAAAVGVPTNGERFTGFGLLTQSPDGDLVARDYPETLVAEESETLYVEIANHEERAAEYTVVVELQRLDDDGRVVESAELDRFQRSLAAGEDWQGPHDVTPTGALTGEDLRLTYLLYVGDAPPSPSTETAHRAAHIWVDVDGDDGVAT; translated from the coding sequence GTGACCCGAACGACGAACACAGCGGTGGACGCGACGCTCTCCCAGCGACTGCCCGTCGACCTCGTGGCGGTGGTTGCCCTCGCGCTCCTGACCCTCGCGCTCGGCGGGGGGGCTCCCTCGCCGCTCCGGGTGGTCCTCGGTGCCCTGTTCGTCTTCGTCCTCCCCGGGTACGCCCTCGTCGCGGCGCTGTTCCCCGAGCGGTCCCTCGAGGACCACACCGAGGGGGCCGTCGACGGGCTGTACAACATCGAGCCGGGGGCACGCCTCGTACTGACGGTCGGATTGAGCCTGTTCGTCACGCCGCTGGCCGGCATCCTCCACAGTTTCTCGCCCGCGGGCATCCAGGTCGGGACTGTGCTGCCGACGCTCGCCGCTTTCACCGTCCTCGCGGCCGCAGTGGCCGCGTACCGTCGCCTGCAGCGACCGGCTGCCCGCCGGTTCGGGCTCCGAGTCGGCACCTGGCTCGGGACCCTCTGGACGTGGCTCCGGACCGACGGCCGGGCGAGCGACGACCCGACGGCCGTGGACGGCACGGACCGCTTCGACATCGCCCTGAACGTCGCCCTCGTGGCCGGGTTGGTGGTGGCGACAGTGGGGCTGGCCGCCGCGGTGGGCGTCCCCACGAACGGCGAGCGCTTCACCGGCTTCGGCCTGCTGACCCAGAGCCCGGACGGCGACCTGGTGGCACGTGACTACCCCGAGACGCTGGTCGCCGAGGAGTCAGAGACGCTCTACGTCGAGATCGCGAACCACGAGGAGCGCGCCGCCGAGTACACCGTGGTCGTCGAACTCCAGCGGCTGGACGACGACGGCCGCGTCGTCGAGTCGGCCGAACTCGACCGGTTCCAGCGGTCGCTCGCCGCCGGCGAGGACTGGCAGGGCCCCCACGACGTGACACCGACCGGCGCGCTGACCGGCGAGGACCTCCGGCTGACGTACCTCCTGTACGTCGGGGACGCGCCCCCGTCACCGTCGACGGAGACCGCGCATCGCGCGGCCCACATCTGGGTGGACGTAGACGGGGACGACGGAGTGGCGACGTGA
- a CDS encoding glycosyltransferase family 2 protein, with amino-acid sequence MVGAARDGESGAGDGDGGERPLVTCVVPTHSRPEGLVRAVESVLAQTYRPLELVVVDDNPAERAVDLLAHLDTDTLERVVYRREGGHSGAGAARNTGVEAARGAYVAFLDDDDAWRPEKVGRQVTALEAAPDAGLCYTGTVELRPDGRREHVPPDVADADLTGELACRNVVGSMSVVCVRTALAREHPFDAAMPAWEDLDWFLRLSRVTRFVRLPEPLVEYDFTSADRLSESFDRTDESHRRFVEKHAPEFSGRAARRLRGWAAFRAGTDAFATGHYPEARRYFLRAVLAYPLESRFYPYLFAAAGGTTTHRLARRVQSLGV; translated from the coding sequence ATGGTCGGGGCCGCTCGGGACGGCGAGAGCGGGGCCGGAGACGGAGACGGCGGCGAGCGACCGCTCGTCACCTGCGTCGTCCCCACCCACTCCCGCCCCGAGGGGCTGGTCCGAGCCGTCGAGAGCGTCCTCGCGCAGACCTACCGCCCGCTCGAACTCGTCGTCGTGGACGACAACCCCGCCGAGCGCGCGGTGGACCTGCTCGCCCACCTCGACACCGACACCCTCGAGCGAGTCGTCTACCGCCGCGAGGGGGGCCACTCGGGGGCCGGCGCGGCCCGGAACACGGGGGTCGAGGCGGCCCGCGGGGCGTACGTCGCCTTCCTCGACGACGACGACGCGTGGCGCCCCGAGAAGGTGGGCCGGCAGGTCACGGCTCTCGAGGCCGCCCCGGACGCCGGCCTCTGTTACACCGGCACGGTCGAACTCCGGCCCGACGGCCGGCGCGAGCACGTCCCGCCCGACGTGGCCGACGCGGACCTGACGGGTGAACTCGCCTGCCGGAACGTCGTCGGCTCGATGTCGGTCGTCTGCGTGCGGACCGCCCTCGCCCGCGAGCACCCGTTCGACGCAGCGATGCCGGCGTGGGAGGACCTCGACTGGTTCCTGCGGCTCTCGCGGGTGACCAGGTTCGTCCGCCTACCTGAGCCGCTCGTCGAGTACGACTTCACCTCGGCAGACCGCCTCTCGGAGAGCTTCGACCGGACCGACGAGAGCCACCGGCGGTTCGTCGAGAAACACGCCCCCGAGTTCTCGGGGCGGGCCGCCCGGCGCCTCCGGGGCTGGGCCGCGTTCCGCGCCGGCACCGACGCGTTCGCCACCGGTCACTACCCCGAGGCCCGGCGTTACTTCCTCCGGGCGGTGCTGGCCTACCCGCTGGAGTCGCGGTTCTACCCGTACCTCTTCGCGGCCGCGGGCGGGACGACCACCCACCGGCTCGCACGCCGGGTGCAGTCGCTGGGGGTCTGA
- a CDS encoding FG-GAP repeat domain-containing protein → MMQTPTEPSVEIPLRFRHETIDDAPPSGRLSVCLPADLTGNGYPDLVVGGMGAEEVRLPVSLPGIGDRVSRNLPVLQRALWFLEDYVFWYENPGPTGGEWKRHTISRGLDERVFANALFDVNGDGRLDLVVAQGWGGRNLYWYEQPADPRDTWTRRTIHDEFMVYHDIAFGDVDNDGEMELVAASQESKILFYLDLPEDPTQQPWPAECRHVIDEGERLEGLAIADLDGDGENELVAGPHVYQQVDGHWERETLVEEWYWARVAVGDVDGDDEPEIVLTEGDSPHLEPHRPGRVAWFDRVDGEWEMHTLREEMFCPHTVQVADVDGDGNLDIYVAEMGLGTNADPEHVVFFGNGDGTFDERTVARGVATHEAKLVDVDGDGRLDILGKSYEPDQHVDVWYNEAR, encoded by the coding sequence ATGATGCAGACACCCACCGAACCGAGCGTGGAGATACCCCTCCGGTTCCGACACGAGACCATCGACGACGCGCCGCCCTCCGGTCGGCTGTCGGTCTGTCTCCCGGCCGACCTCACCGGCAACGGCTACCCCGACCTCGTCGTCGGCGGGATGGGTGCCGAGGAGGTCCGGTTGCCCGTCTCGCTCCCCGGCATCGGCGACCGCGTCTCGCGGAACCTCCCCGTCCTCCAGCGGGCGCTCTGGTTCCTCGAGGACTACGTCTTCTGGTACGAGAACCCCGGCCCGACCGGAGGCGAGTGGAAGCGCCACACCATCTCCCGTGGCCTCGACGAGCGCGTGTTCGCCAACGCCCTGTTCGACGTGAACGGCGACGGCCGACTCGACCTCGTCGTCGCGCAGGGCTGGGGGGGCCGGAACCTCTACTGGTACGAACAGCCGGCCGACCCCCGCGACACCTGGACTCGGCGCACCATCCACGACGAGTTCATGGTCTACCACGACATCGCGTTCGGTGACGTCGACAACGACGGCGAAATGGAGCTGGTCGCCGCCTCACAGGAGTCGAAGATCCTGTTCTACCTCGACCTCCCGGAGGACCCGACCCAGCAACCCTGGCCCGCCGAGTGCCGCCACGTCATCGACGAGGGCGAGCGACTGGAGGGCCTCGCCATCGCCGACCTCGACGGCGACGGCGAGAACGAGCTCGTCGCCGGCCCGCACGTCTACCAGCAGGTCGACGGCCACTGGGAGCGCGAGACCCTCGTCGAGGAGTGGTACTGGGCCCGCGTCGCCGTCGGTGACGTCGACGGCGACGACGAACCGGAGATCGTCCTCACGGAGGGCGACAGCCCGCACCTCGAACCGCACCGCCCCGGCCGTGTCGCGTGGTTCGACCGGGTCGACGGCGAGTGGGAGATGCACACGCTGCGCGAGGAGATGTTCTGTCCCCACACGGTCCAGGTCGCCGACGTGGACGGCGACGGCAACCTCGACATCTACGTCGCGGAGATGGGTCTGGGGACGAACGCGGACCCCGAGCACGTCGTCTTCTTCGGCAACGGCGACGGGACGTTCGACGAGCGGACGGTCGCCCGTGGTGTCGCCACCCACGAGGCGAAACTGGTCGACGTCGACGGCGACGGCCGACTCGACATCCTCGGCAAGTCCTACGAGCCGGACCAGCACGTCGACGTCTGGTACAACGAGGCGCGCTGA
- a CDS encoding lipopolysaccharide biosynthesis protein codes for MSPRRWLRALRSALTPGGSVTRLSLTSGVWMGLTKFGTRGVQLAMVVILANLLTPTAFGIAGVAFIVASLLNRFSQLGIDAALVQNVEEDVDRYLDTVFALNVARGVVLAGLLVLVAPLAARLFDTPMVAALLPVMAISPLAAGLRNPGLVYFTKDLQYHKRFLYETSSSVMQFVVAVGVALYEPTVWALIYGFVTTGVVSMVASYLLHDYRPSLGFERDLAVELVGYGKWMLGAHVLNFLMDEGDDALVGILLAPAALGFYQMAHRIGNTPATEVTHVVSDVTFPVYSKIQSDLSAIRTGLMRAVQVSMLVAAPLALGMVAIAPTFVEAFLGESWLPMIVPMQLLALYGLLHAYSASFGSVWKALARPDFLTKVPLVVLVFTFAGIWPVTEAYGIAGTAAWVLLVRLLVATPLDTYVTVRMLDMGVFPLLRAAAYPTTAAGTMAAAVLLVQDRLVLGSSMLEFAVLLAVGVLTYAAAVALLETQLGWGLRAEVREVRRAI; via the coding sequence ATGAGTCCCCGTCGGTGGCTCCGAGCGCTACGGTCCGCGCTCACCCCCGGCGGGAGCGTGACCCGGCTCTCGCTGACGAGCGGCGTCTGGATGGGGCTGACGAAGTTCGGCACCCGCGGCGTCCAGCTGGCGATGGTCGTCATCCTCGCGAACCTGCTGACGCCGACGGCGTTCGGTATCGCGGGCGTGGCGTTCATCGTCGCCAGCCTGCTGAACCGGTTCTCGCAACTCGGCATCGACGCCGCGCTCGTCCAGAACGTCGAGGAAGACGTCGACCGCTACCTCGATACGGTGTTCGCGCTGAACGTGGCCCGCGGCGTGGTGCTCGCGGGCCTGCTCGTACTGGTGGCGCCGCTGGCCGCCCGCCTGTTCGACACGCCGATGGTCGCCGCCCTGCTGCCCGTGATGGCCATCAGTCCGCTCGCGGCCGGCCTGCGCAACCCCGGCCTGGTCTACTTCACGAAGGACCTGCAGTACCACAAGCGGTTCCTCTACGAGACGAGTTCCAGCGTGATGCAGTTCGTCGTCGCCGTCGGCGTCGCGCTATACGAGCCGACGGTGTGGGCGCTCATCTACGGGTTCGTCACCACGGGCGTCGTCTCGATGGTCGCCTCGTACCTCCTGCACGACTACCGGCCGAGCCTCGGTTTCGAGCGCGACCTCGCGGTCGAACTCGTCGGCTACGGCAAGTGGATGCTCGGCGCGCACGTCCTCAACTTCCTGATGGACGAGGGCGACGACGCACTCGTCGGCATCCTGCTGGCGCCGGCGGCGCTGGGGTTCTACCAGATGGCCCACCGCATCGGCAACACGCCCGCCACCGAGGTAACCCACGTCGTCTCCGACGTGACCTTCCCGGTCTACTCGAAGATACAGTCGGACCTCTCGGCGATCCGGACGGGACTGATGCGGGCGGTGCAGGTGTCGATGCTCGTGGCCGCGCCGCTCGCGCTCGGGATGGTCGCCATCGCGCCGACGTTCGTCGAGGCGTTCCTCGGCGAGTCGTGGCTGCCGATGATCGTGCCGATGCAACTGCTGGCGCTCTATGGACTGCTCCACGCCTACTCCGCCTCGTTCGGCTCGGTCTGGAAGGCGCTCGCCCGGCCCGACTTCCTCACCAAGGTCCCGCTGGTCGTCCTCGTGTTCACGTTCGCCGGCATCTGGCCGGTGACGGAGGCCTACGGCATCGCCGGGACCGCGGCGTGGGTGCTCCTCGTCCGACTGCTGGTGGCGACGCCGCTCGACACCTACGTCACGGTTCGGATGCTCGACATGGGCGTGTTCCCGCTGCTCCGGGCCGCGGCGTACCCGACGACGGCGGCGGGGACGATGGCCGCGGCCGTCCTGCTCGTGCAGGACCGACTCGTGCTCGGGTCGTCGATGCTCGAGTTCGCCGTCCTCCTCGCGGTGGGCGTCCTGACGTACGCGGCGGCGGTCGCGCTACTGGAGACGCAACTCGGCTGGGGGCTCCGCGCGGAGGTACGCGAGGTCCGCCGGGCCATCTGA
- a CDS encoding sulfatase-like hydrolase/transferase, whose amino-acid sequence MITDATTERARNVVLVTFDSVRADHCGFVDPASSLTPELDAMAEQGTAFSRAVASSSRTPTSVPELLTGVPMPHRDADSQTGEMARIREHVTSYETVAARFAERGYTTAGFSANPWTGDGTGFPDAFERFDQLDQGGEYTRLYRTLMPFVTGTAAGVVVYYLDSWLRKTGSFSQWEAFAEDLFATIDRLPEPYFVWVFLMDAHNPYIVPKRDRVENSTLDMYYGMLRGNSQLRHSSGESYLADDLPPSVEKRVVRAYRDSVRSVDRFAGELRQRVDTSDTSVVFHADHGEAFKEHGTYGHQNALYQENVHVPLLVYGADAEAGRVVEDPVSLRSMPDLLLSLGAGEGVPVDELTAGPVVSRTASGDTLAVSTRRWKYIVGPDGAELYDLEADPEERRNVADEHPEVCADLDRDLGAYRATVPELDAAAEAAAAREDDDIGDELRSHLQTLGYVD is encoded by the coding sequence ATGATCACCGACGCCACCACGGAGCGAGCGCGGAACGTCGTCCTCGTCACGTTCGACAGCGTCCGCGCCGACCACTGTGGGTTCGTCGACCCGGCGTCGTCGCTGACGCCGGAACTCGACGCCATGGCCGAGCAGGGCACCGCTTTCAGTCGGGCGGTGGCCTCCTCCTCACGGACCCCGACCTCCGTCCCGGAGCTGCTGACGGGCGTCCCGATGCCCCACCGCGACGCCGACTCGCAGACCGGCGAGATGGCCCGCATCCGCGAGCACGTCACCAGTTACGAGACGGTGGCAGCCCGGTTCGCCGAGCGCGGCTACACCACCGCCGGCTTCTCCGCGAACCCGTGGACCGGCGACGGGACGGGCTTTCCCGACGCGTTCGAGCGGTTCGACCAACTCGACCAGGGTGGCGAGTACACCCGCCTCTACCGGACGCTGATGCCGTTCGTCACCGGCACCGCCGCGGGCGTCGTCGTCTACTACCTCGACTCGTGGCTCCGCAAGACCGGGAGCTTCTCGCAGTGGGAGGCGTTCGCCGAGGACCTGTTCGCCACCATCGACCGCCTGCCCGAACCGTACTTCGTCTGGGTGTTCCTGATGGACGCGCACAACCCCTACATCGTCCCGAAGCGCGACCGGGTGGAGAACTCCACGCTCGACATGTACTACGGGATGCTGCGCGGGAACTCGCAGTTGCGTCACTCCTCGGGCGAGAGCTACCTCGCCGACGACCTCCCGCCGAGCGTCGAGAAGCGCGTGGTCCGGGCCTACCGTGACTCGGTCCGGTCGGTCGACCGCTTCGCCGGGGAACTCCGCCAGCGGGTCGACACGAGCGACACGAGCGTCGTCTTCCACGCCGACCACGGCGAGGCGTTCAAGGAACACGGCACCTACGGCCACCAGAACGCCCTCTATCAGGAGAACGTCCACGTCCCGCTGCTGGTCTACGGGGCCGACGCCGAGGCGGGTCGGGTCGTCGAGGACCCCGTCTCGCTCCGGTCGATGCCGGACCTCCTGCTCTCGCTCGGGGCCGGCGAGGGGGTCCCCGTCGACGAACTGACGGCGGGGCCCGTCGTCTCGCGGACCGCCTCGGGCGACACGCTCGCGGTGTCGACGCGCCGCTGGAAGTACATCGTCGGCCCCGACGGCGCCGAACTGTACGACCTCGAGGCGGACCCCGAGGAGCGACGGAACGTCGCGGACGAGCACCCCGAGGTGTGTGCCGACCTCGACCGCGACCTCGGGGCGTACCGCGCGACGGTGCCGGAACTCGACGCGGCGGCCGAGGCGGCGGCCGCGCGCGAGGACGACGACATCGGCGACGAACTCCGGAGCCACCTCCAGACGCTCGGATACGTCGACTGA
- a CDS encoding thiolase family protein: protein MTEDTDPVVVEAIRTPQGKRDGVFADVTSEQLSVPLVDEILARTGLTGEDVDDVKWGCARPEGEQGSNIARVIALTSELGETVPGTTVDRLCASSAEAIMSAADSIRAGSRDCIVAGGVENMTRVQRKEEIDVYEGVQARYDVDDLWMGSTAEAVAERYDISREEQDAYGARSQQRAVAATEEERFDDEILPIHNGEELVEVDEGLRPGTTKESISGLPPAFQEDGTVTAATSSQISDGASALLVTSRAFADEHDLDVLAEIGAHNVAGVDPEVMGIGPVPAVEGLMERAGTTIEDYDLVELNEAFASQTLYCQRELGIPDDIFNVNGGAIAIGHPLGASGARLPVTLVHEMHERGAERGLSTQCVGYGQGGAIEFFLP from the coding sequence ATGACTGAGGACACGGACCCGGTCGTGGTCGAGGCCATCCGGACACCGCAGGGCAAGCGCGACGGCGTGTTCGCCGACGTGACCAGCGAGCAGCTGTCGGTGCCGCTCGTGGACGAGATACTGGCCCGGACCGGGTTGACCGGCGAGGACGTCGACGACGTGAAGTGGGGCTGTGCGCGCCCCGAGGGCGAGCAGGGCTCGAACATCGCCCGCGTCATCGCGCTCACCTCCGAACTCGGCGAGACCGTGCCGGGGACGACCGTCGACCGACTCTGTGCCTCCTCCGCGGAGGCCATCATGAGCGCGGCCGACTCCATCCGCGCCGGCTCGCGCGACTGCATCGTCGCCGGCGGCGTCGAGAACATGACCCGCGTCCAGCGGAAGGAGGAGATCGACGTCTACGAGGGCGTCCAGGCGCGCTACGACGTGGACGACCTCTGGATGGGGTCGACGGCCGAGGCCGTCGCCGAGCGCTACGACATCAGCCGCGAGGAGCAGGACGCCTACGGGGCACGCTCCCAGCAGCGTGCCGTCGCCGCCACCGAGGAGGAGAGGTTCGACGACGAGATACTCCCCATCCACAACGGCGAGGAACTCGTCGAGGTCGACGAGGGCCTGCGCCCCGGCACGACGAAGGAGTCAATCTCGGGGCTCCCGCCCGCGTTCCAGGAGGACGGCACGGTCACGGCGGCCACGTCGTCGCAGATAAGCGACGGCGCGAGCGCCCTGCTGGTCACCTCGCGGGCGTTCGCCGACGAGCACGACCTCGACGTGCTCGCCGAGATCGGTGCGCACAACGTCGCCGGCGTGGACCCCGAGGTCATGGGTATCGGACCGGTTCCGGCCGTGGAGGGACTGATGGAACGCGCCGGCACCACCATCGAGGACTACGACCTCGTCGAGCTGAACGAGGCGTTCGCCTCGCAGACGCTCTACTGCCAGCGCGAACTCGGCATCCCGGACGACATCTTCAACGTGAACGGCGGGGCCATCGCCATCGGGCACCCGCTGGGCGCGAGCGGCGCGCGCCTGCCCGTGACGCTCGTCCACGAGATGCACGAGCGCGGCGCGGAACGTGGCCTCTCGACGCAGTGTGTCGGCTACGGACAGGGCGGCGCTATCGAGTTCTTCCTGCCGTAA
- a CDS encoding NAD-binding protein, with protein MDGAIVIVGAGRVGFRTAELFAARGREVRLVERDAEKCERLRERSDVELTVVAGDGTSPPVLERALEGDVAAFGALTADGEANMQALVVARELVPEARFAARVRTEPEGFRESFENVRLVTASSVAASANALGADVGSAVREHVGGMDVLELVVGEEAPVVGRSLADAALPQGCLVVTVDGTHRADGETTLEPGRRVTVAVERDAVDETRAAFGADAA; from the coding sequence ATGGATGGAGCCATAGTCATCGTGGGTGCCGGACGGGTCGGCTTCCGGACGGCGGAACTGTTCGCCGCACGGGGCCGCGAGGTCCGACTGGTCGAACGCGACGCCGAGAAGTGCGAGCGGTTGCGCGAGCGGTCGGACGTGGAACTGACGGTGGTGGCTGGCGACGGGACCAGCCCGCCGGTACTGGAGCGGGCGCTGGAGGGCGACGTGGCGGCGTTCGGCGCGCTGACCGCCGACGGGGAGGCGAACATGCAGGCGCTCGTGGTCGCCCGCGAGCTCGTCCCGGAGGCCCGGTTCGCCGCGCGGGTGCGCACCGAACCCGAGGGGTTCCGCGAGTCCTTCGAGAACGTCCGACTGGTCACCGCGTCCAGCGTCGCCGCCTCGGCGAACGCGCTCGGGGCGGACGTGGGGAGCGCCGTCCGCGAGCACGTCGGCGGGATGGACGTCCTCGAACTCGTCGTGGGCGAGGAGGCCCCCGTCGTCGGCCGGTCGCTCGCGGACGCGGCGCTCCCGCAGGGGTGTCTGGTCGTCACCGTCGACGGGACCCACCGGGCCGACGGCGAGACCACCCTCGAGCCGGGGCGGCGCGTGACCGTCGCCGTCGAGCGGGACGCCGTCGACGAGACGCGGGCGGCGTTCGGCGCCGACGCGGCCTGA